The segment ATGGTGTCTGTATCGGCGTATTCTTCGGGGTTTATCTCATCTTGGATGAATTCGTTCTTGCTGTTTTCTTCGGAGGTATTTGTTTCTATATTTTCTTCATTATCTTCTTGGGTATTTTCATTTTCTAAACTTTCATCAGTACTGTTTTCTTCTATACTGTTATTTTCAATCTCGGTTATTTTTATTCCTCCTTTATTTAATTGGGTGATGTTCGATTATTACTATTATATTTTTTTTATTATTTTCTTATATATTATTTACATAATAAATTTAAGTAACCATAGGTATTTAAAAGTGTCTTTTTTGCATAATTTTCTAATTATTACTTGGCTAAATTAATGTGTTATTTAAAAATTAAAATATTAATGTAAGATATAATAAATATACTTATATACTTTTAAAAAAGTCAGGAGAAAGAAAATGAAATACATAATGTTTCAAGGAACATCATCAAATGCAGGTAAAACATTAACAGTAGCTGCATTATGTAACTTATTATCAAGAAAAGGTTACCGAGTCACACCTTTCAAATCACAAAACATGTCTTTAAATTCATATACAACAATCGACAATGATGAAATGTCAATAGCTCAAGTAATGCAAGCTGAAGCAGCAGGGATAGAACCTAATTGCCATATGAATCCAATACTTTTAAAACCAAAAGAAGATTTTACATCACAAGTAATAGTTCAGGGAAAACCGGCGGGGGATATGCGATTTGATGAATATCAGGAAAATTTCAGGGAAGACGCATTGAAAGCCATACATGAATCATTGGATTACCTGAAGGAGGATTATGACATAACTGTAATTGAAGGTGCCGGATCACCTGCGGAAATCAACATGTATGATAGGGACCTGGCAAACATGTTAATTGCCAGAATAACCGATGCTGATGTAATCCTGGTTGCCGATATTGATAGGGGAGGAGTATTTGCGTCCATTGTAGGTACATATTACCTACTTCCTGAAGAAGATCAAAAAAGAATCAAGGCAATAATCATAAACAAGTTCCGAGGAAATGCAGATGTACTTAAATCAGGTATAGAAAAAATTGAAGAATTAACGGGTGTACCCGTAATCGGTATAGTCCCATTTGCAGAAAACCTAAATATTCCTGAGGAAGATTCCGCATCATTATCCATTCATCAGTTCAATGAAAATGAAAAAATAACCATAGGGACATTAAGGCTTCCTAGAATAGCAAACTTCACAGATATCGATCCTTTGGATTATGAACCTGACGTGGGAATAAAATTGGTGGACATATATGATGACTTTGAAGGTATAGATGCATTGATTATTCCAGGTACAAGAAATACGGTAAATGATATCGAGGAACTTAAAAAATCCGGTGCATTTGATAGGATAAAGCAACTGGCTAAGAAGATTCCAATAATCGGTATATGTGGTGGATATCAGATGCTGTCCAAAGAAATTATTGATGCTGAATGCAAAGAATCAAAGCATGGAACCGTAGAAGGATTGGGATTACTTGATATGGTTACCGAGTTTGGCCAAATAGAAAAGGTCGTAAAACAAAGTGAAGCTACTGTAATAAATGATAGTGATTTAGGTTTTAAGAAGGATACAATTGTAACGGGATATGAATTGCATGAAGGAATAACCCACCTATCCGATAATGTGGAACCATTTTTAAAAATAATTAAGGGAAACGGTAATGATACCGATGGAATCTATGACGGTGCAATAAAAGACAATGTATGCGGTACATACTTCCATGGAATATTCCATAACTTCGAATTCAGAAGACAGTTTACAGATATGCTACGCGTTAAAAAAGGATTAGATCCATTAGGCATAACAACCGATGAATTCAAGGAAGCAAAAACTGCCAATTATGATCAATTGGGTGACTTACTGGCAGATAATGTGGATATGGATTTCTTCGAGAAACTGCTTAAGGAAGAGTAAAATCCTTCTAAATTTTCTATTTTTTTCAAATACTTCTTTTTAATATTAAATTTCACGTATAACCTTGGCAAATTCGTTCAAGGTGCTTGTCTGAAATACTTTGGCCCCTACTTCTTCATAATCTTTCACACAACTGGTTGGAGTATTCCATCTGACTTTATTTTCAGGATTGAATATGTATACATTACGGCTTTTGACTATGATCTTTCTAAGTATCTTGGCACTTTCCAATACTCCATTGACGCGTCTTCCATTCCAATCTCTGCAGTCGGTCAGTATGATGACATCAGTCTGATAATCCAATTTGCAGTCCCTTAAAAATTGTCCGAACGCCTTTGTCATATCCGAATGACCTCTTGGTCTTAAACCCATCCCCTGATGTGCAACGTTTATTTGAAAAGAGTTTTTGAATTCCATGTCAAGTATTTGAGTCACATCAACAATTCTATGATCAAAATCATAAATGTTCATCCTATCAAAACTGTCATGGCAACCGCACATCAATGCAAAAAACCATGTTGTAGCCCATTGACAGGATATACTGATATCACATAGGAATATGTGCTTTGATTTATGGTGGGGTGGCCTGTTGTATACCAAGTTGATTAGATGTCCGCCGTTTTTAAGATTTTTCCTGATTGTCTTTGGAATATTGATTTTATGGGAGAATTCCTCTTTTTTTCTAAGGCTTCTATGGTTTGCTATTTTCTTGCTGAACTTTTGACATAATGAATATACCCTATAATCAATACTGTCCAATGTGGATAGCTTATCATCTAAAATACTGTTGTCCACTAGTTTTTTATGCTCCAGCCTTCTTCGAATAATGGTTTCACGGGTTGTATCCTCACGGGGACCGTTTTCACTGGCTGTTTTGGTATACTGTTGGTTTTCCTTTATATCCAACGGAACATAATCGGCCTTTCTGTTTTTAGTATCTCTATTGTATATGAATACATTGTTAAAGGCCCTTTCATACTTGGGAAGGTCTTCCTTATTTTTCACATAGACACTTTTCAAAGCATCCTTCAATTCAGTTAATGTTAGCTTACTTTTATATTGGTCCCATATGACTGTTGCGGTTATGCTGCTACGTATACTGACATCCATGCCTTCTCTTCTTAAAAAATAGGATAACGTTAAAATCTTCTCATAATTCATATTAATCATCAAAATAATGGGAGGGAGAGGATTAATCATTTTTTGTAAAAAAATGACGTACTTCTTTAATGTAATCTCGTTTTACCAGCACTACAATCCGGTCATCATAACCCAGTTCCGTTTCGTTTGTAGGTATTATCTCTTCATTTCCGGAGTATATTGTTATAATTATAAACTTGTCCGTATTGTTTTCTATTTCTTTAATTGGGGTAAATAATATGTCTTTGTTTCTTACCTTTATCTCTAATATTTCAGCGTCTCCTTTACCCACTGAAACTAAGCGTTGTGCTGTTGGACGGATGATATTTCGCACGATGTATCTTGTGGCACTTCTTTCGGGGTTAATAAATGGTATGTCCAGTTTGATGAATATGTTTCTGTGATCTACATTGTTCAGTCTGGAAATAACCTTTTTTACTCCATGGTCCTTAGCATATACTGATGATAGTAGGTTAACCTCATCATTGGCTGTAGCGGCTACGAAAAAGTCGGCTTTGTCTATGTCTGCCTCTTCAAGTAATTTTGTATTGGTTGCAGTGCCGTGAATGATATAACAGTCCAATAAGTTTGCTATCTTTTCACATTGTGCTTTGTCTTTATCGATTAATGTAATGTCATGCTTTTCGGACATTGCTAGTGCCAAGTTATATCCTATACGTCCAGCACCTACTATTATGCCTATCATAGAAATACCTCAATTGTTGTTATTATTTAATATTATCATTAAATTAATATAAATAGTACTGTCTTATAATGTTTGCTGTAATGTATAGAAATTATAGTAAAAATAGTTTTAAAAGGTATAGTGCGGCTGCCGGGATTTGAACCCGGGTCGTAGGCTTGGAAGGCCCAAGTCCTAGCCAGACTAGACTACAACCGCATGTGAATAATGCAACGACCGGGATTTGAACCCGGGTCACTACCGTGGCAGGGTAGAGTCTTAGCCAGCCTGGACTATCGCTGCATATGTATCGTTATTAGTTCTTTACTAACAACTATATAGTACTTTATTTGATGTTATATATAAACCTTTTGGATTAATTAAATTATTTTTTATCAAATCCTTTCAAAAAGTGTTAATAATCTATTTAAAAGTATTATCGTTTATGTTATACTCTTTTTTTTAATACTTATCCGCTAATTATTTATTATTGATAAAATGGGTATAATCCTATTCTTATTTGATTAATAACTTTAATAAGTGTCTTTTTTTAATTGTACTTATTTTACATAACTTCTATATATAATAAGGTATATAAATAATAACAATAATATGGAATAATGTATTATTGTAAACCAAAGTAAAATATTAAATAAAAAATAAGGATTCTTTTAACATTAACTGTAATTTTATTTAACTAATCTTGATTTAATTATGGGGGGTTATTGAAAGAATAATTGTTTAAGTATTTTTTAATTTACTATAGGAGAGATTGTTATGAGAATAAGTATGTCTTTACCTAACAAACTTCTCAATGAATTTGATGATGTTTTAAGGGATAGAGGTTATCAATCTCGTTCAAAAGGTATACGTGATGCATTAAAAGATTACATTCTAAGATATCAGTGGATGAATGATATGGAAGGTGAACGCGTAGGAGTGTTAGCCGTAATCTATGATCATCATTATGTTGGCGTAATGGAATCATTAACCGATATTCAACATGACTATCGTAATCAAATTAATGCAAGTCTTCATATACATATGAATGAAAAATATTGCCTTGAAGTAATCATAGTCAAAGGCGATGTGATTTACATAAGAGACTTAACCGAAAAAATCATGAGATTAAAAGGAGTCGAACATGTAAAACTAACCAGTGCAGGAACTGGTGAACTTGAGAAAGTAAAACAAGATAATTAAATTTAAATAAAAATTTTTATACCCACATATTTTTTATAAATTTATTATCTTCATAACAATTTATTCAATCTCATTTTTCAAAAAAACTTTACAAAATCCCATAATCCTATTTTTCCAAGTAATATTTCTATTTTTAACCTAACATTAAATGCATTTTGCTCTATAAATGACCGTCAAGCTACATAATTTCTATAAAACAAAACGCTATAATTCCAATGAAATCCCGATAAACTTTTGCATATACATAATATTTCAACAATTTTTTTTATAACAAATTTTTTTAGAATCCATCAACATATAAAATATATGATGACATATTACGATGATTTAGATAATGACGAAAAAAGAGTCACCGCTTTTTTCAAAGCCATTGAAAAGAAAGTTCATGGAATCTGCTATGACTTAGGGACAGGTTCGGGAATACTTGCCAAAAAAGCAAGTAAATATGCCGATTATGTCTATGCAATAGAACAAAATCCGTTAATAGCAGATAAAACAAGAAAAAATCTGGACAAATATGATAACATTAAATTCATACAAGCTGATGCAACAGAATATCAATTTATGGAAAATATTGATGTTGTCATATGTGAAATGCTTGACACTGCTTTAATAGATGAAGAACAAATACCCGTAATCAACAATGTAATAAAATATGCCGCTGATAATACGGAATTTATTCCAATGGCAGTCTATTCTACAATCGAATTAATCAATTCCAAAATCATGGGAATATGTTACTATGAAGACGAACATCCAAAATATACCTCACTGTCAGATGAAGTAAAATATGGCATGATTAAACTAAATCAATATAATAAACCAGAATATGAAGAGGATATACAGATAAAAGTCAAAAATGGCGGATTATTGAACGCCATAAAAATAACCACATATACAATACTGACTGATGAGGTAATACTGGAGCCAACACCAATGTTAAATCCACCACTTTTAATACCTGTTGAACAGTTGAATGTGGATGAAGGTGAAACTATTACAATAAACCTAAAATATACGATGGGGGGTGGATTAAATACTATCCAAACAACAAGAAGATACAATAAGTGAATTTATAGCAGGCTACGATAAGCTGCTGATTATGGGAATAGGAAATACCCTGCGGGGAGACGACGCAACAGGACCAAAGATAATAGACATAATCTATGAAAAATTAGTAAACTCCGATGTTGATTCAGACAATATCTATCTGTTAAATGCGGCAACAGCACCGGAAAATCATACAATAGAAATAAGAGAAATAAATCCCTCACACCTAATCATAATAGATGCGGTGGAATTTTCTGATAAGCCGGGATCATTTATCATAGTTGATAAAAAACAGATAGATACATTCAACTTCTCAACACATACCATGCCAATATCCTTCCTGATAAACTACCTTGAAGACAGTGTGGGATGTAAGATTTTAACACTGGGAATACAGCCGAAGGATATGACACTCGTGGATACAATATCGGATGAAGTAAACAGCAGTATTGAAGAATTGGCAGAAACAATAATCAAAAATATATGAGGTGCATTCAATTGAAAATATTATTTATAGGATCACGATTATTTGATGACATATCTTGGTATACAAAAGAAAAAGGAATAACAAGTATCATCACTGAATCAAATGAACACGCTCCCAACATTGACTTGGCAGACAAACATTACATAGTAGAACGGGGAATGGATAAACCCGGGGAAATTGCTTTAAAAGAAGATGTAGATGCTGTAATCCCACTTATAGGGATAGATAAGCCATTGGTTGATGTAGGTTTGTTAAAGGATAAGTTGGAATCAGAAAATGGAATACCGGTTGTTGCCGCAGGTTACGATTGTGCCAAGCTGGCAGCGGACAAATATCAAACAAAAGAATTGCTCCTGGAAAACGATATTAAAACACCCCTCTTTAGAAAAGTAGATGAAAAATACAATACTGATGAAATCAAAAAAGAACTACCTATAGTACTTAAAACACCCGAAGGACAAGGTGGATCAGGAGTAAAAATAGCACTAAATGATGATGATGTGGAAGAGTTCATCAAAGACAAGGATAATGTTTTTACCGAAGAATATGTTGAAGGATTTGAAGCATCAATTGAAGTTCTAAGATGGAATAACCAGGAAATTTCACTGGCACCAATCTACAAGGGAATAACTACAACCGAAGGAACACATCCTCTTGCCAAGATAAAACAGGGTCCCTTGGATATT is part of the Methanosphaera sp. BMS genome and harbors:
- the cobQ gene encoding cobyric acid synthase CobQ yields the protein MKYIMFQGTSSNAGKTLTVAALCNLLSRKGYRVTPFKSQNMSLNSYTTIDNDEMSIAQVMQAEAAGIEPNCHMNPILLKPKEDFTSQVIVQGKPAGDMRFDEYQENFREDALKAIHESLDYLKEDYDITVIEGAGSPAEINMYDRDLANMLIARITDADVILVADIDRGGVFASIVGTYYLLPEEDQKRIKAIIINKFRGNADVLKSGIEKIEELTGVPVIGIVPFAENLNIPEEDSASLSIHQFNENEKITIGTLRLPRIANFTDIDPLDYEPDVGIKLVDIYDDFEGIDALIIPGTRNTVNDIEELKKSGAFDRIKQLAKKIPIIGICGGYQMLSKEIIDAECKESKHGTVEGLGLLDMVTEFGQIEKVVKQSEATVINDSDLGFKKDTIVTGYELHEGITHLSDNVEPFLKIIKGNGNDTDGIYDGAIKDNVCGTYFHGIFHNFEFRRQFTDMLRVKKGLDPLGITTDEFKEAKTANYDQLGDLLADNVDMDFFEKLLKEE
- a CDS encoding VWA domain-containing protein — its product is MNYEKILTLSYFLRREGMDVSIRSSITATVIWDQYKSKLTLTELKDALKSVYVKNKEDLPKYERAFNNVFIYNRDTKNRKADYVPLDIKENQQYTKTASENGPREDTTRETIIRRRLEHKKLVDNSILDDKLSTLDSIDYRVYSLCQKFSKKIANHRSLRKKEEFSHKINIPKTIRKNLKNGGHLINLVYNRPPHHKSKHIFLCDISISCQWATTWFFALMCGCHDSFDRMNIYDFDHRIVDVTQILDMEFKNSFQINVAHQGMGLRPRGHSDMTKAFGQFLRDCKLDYQTDVIILTDCRDWNGRRVNGVLESAKILRKIIVKSRNVYIFNPENKVRWNTPTSCVKDYEEVGAKVFQTSTLNEFAKVIREI
- a CDS encoding TrkA family potassium uptake protein — translated: MIGIIVGAGRIGYNLALAMSEKHDITLIDKDKAQCEKIANLLDCYIIHGTATNTKLLEEADIDKADFFVAATANDEVNLLSSVYAKDHGVKKVISRLNNVDHRNIFIKLDIPFINPERSATRYIVRNIIRPTAQRLVSVGKGDAEILEIKVRNKDILFTPIKEIENNTDKFIIITIYSGNEEIIPTNETELGYDDRIVVLVKRDYIKEVRHFFTKND
- the nikR gene encoding nickel-responsive transcriptional regulator NikR, giving the protein MRISMSLPNKLLNEFDDVLRDRGYQSRSKGIRDALKDYILRYQWMNDMEGERVGVLAVIYDHHYVGVMESLTDIQHDYRNQINASLHIHMNEKYCLEVIIVKGDVIYIRDLTEKIMRLKGVEHVKLTSAGTGELEKVKQDN
- a CDS encoding methyltransferase domain-containing protein, with the translated sequence MMTYYDDLDNDEKRVTAFFKAIEKKVHGICYDLGTGSGILAKKASKYADYVYAIEQNPLIADKTRKNLDKYDNIKFIQADATEYQFMENIDVVICEMLDTALIDEEQIPVINNVIKYAADNTEFIPMAVYSTIELINSKIMGICYYEDEHPKYTSLSDEVKYGMIKLNQYNKPEYEEDIQIKVKNGGLLNAIKITTYTILTDEVILEPTPMLNPPLLIPVEQLNVDEGETITINLKYTMGGGLNTIQTTRRYNK
- the hycI gene encoding hydrogenase maturation peptidase HycI translates to MGIGNTLRGDDATGPKIIDIIYEKLVNSDVDSDNIYLLNAATAPENHTIEIREINPSHLIIIDAVEFSDKPGSFIIVDKKQIDTFNFSTHTMPISFLINYLEDSVGCKILTLGIQPKDMTLVDTISDEVNSSIEELAETIIKNI
- a CDS encoding ATP-grasp domain-containing protein — encoded protein: MKILFIGSRLFDDISWYTKEKGITSIITESNEHAPNIDLADKHYIVERGMDKPGEIALKEDVDAVIPLIGIDKPLVDVGLLKDKLESENGIPVVAAGYDCAKLAADKYQTKELLLENDIKTPLFRKVDEKYNTDEIKKELPIVLKTPEGQGGSGVKIALNDDDVEEFIKDKDNVFTEEYVEGFEASIEVLRWNNQEISLAPIYKGITTTEGTHPLAKIKQGPLDIGGLDNNSHNKALRSLAEKLAQLVNVEGTMDIDILHDTTKSEDYIIELNTRPSGTRYMTAATTDVYPLCQLVDMACGKWTAKNVEGKMNNYYSAELPVGDFPQDKKIPENKVFDGDVSYVVHGPEHYQRLTLRAPTRDLLNKLIYELVPGYAKENDIQFQ